In Feifania hominis, the following are encoded in one genomic region:
- a CDS encoding Rqc2 family fibronectin-binding protein — protein sequence MPLDAAFLHGLTAELNETLAGARIDKITMPGREEIVLSGRGAEGNFRLLLSASRTTPRLGLLRENRENPPAPPMFCMLLRKHLQNGRITQLRQLGFERAVRLTVESRNELGDPTQYALILEIIGVQSNLIFLDGQGRIVDALKRSEFSESLRRTVMPGARYELPPAQNKRDPLTQLDEILSALRGCREKKPADRVVLDAAIGFSPLISREIVCRALGSCDMLYSELHEAQRQRVAQEFARTVDAVLSGDTTPVILYDEDQRPVDFSFLLLTQYGQLYRQVQPGSYCDTLEDFYGARERNERLRQRTSALDKMLRSAVTRTAKKLQKQRADLAACTDRDTYRIYGELLTAALASVERGAPHALVPNYYEEGSPLVKIPLDVTKSPAQNAQRYFKQYQKAKTAETMLTAQIEKGERELEYLESVLVSLSSVESERDIAEIRRELTTAGYLRPEKGAAKRRQREPEISKPMEFRSTSGFRILIGRNNSQNDYLTLTLASKQDIWLHAQGLPGSHVIVVTGGETPDDETLEQAAVLAATYSKSQQSQNVPVSYTEVRNVKKPAGSRPGKVIFVHYKTAYVTPSPELAQRLRVDGNGVS from the coding sequence ATGCCGCTTGACGCTGCATTTTTACACGGCCTGACCGCCGAGCTGAACGAGACGCTCGCGGGGGCCAGAATCGACAAAATCACCATGCCCGGCCGCGAGGAGATCGTGCTCTCCGGCAGGGGGGCGGAGGGAAATTTCCGACTTCTGCTCTCGGCGAGCCGGACCACGCCACGCCTCGGTCTTCTCCGCGAGAACCGGGAGAATCCGCCCGCGCCGCCGATGTTCTGTATGCTGCTGAGAAAGCATCTGCAAAACGGCAGAATCACGCAGCTTCGTCAGCTTGGCTTTGAGCGGGCCGTGAGGCTCACCGTCGAGAGTCGAAACGAGCTCGGCGACCCGACACAGTACGCGCTGATTCTTGAGATCATCGGTGTACAGAGCAACCTGATTTTTCTCGACGGACAGGGGCGCATTGTGGATGCGCTCAAGCGCAGCGAATTCTCCGAGTCGCTGCGGCGCACCGTCATGCCCGGCGCCCGCTACGAGCTGCCGCCGGCACAGAACAAGCGCGATCCTCTGACGCAGCTCGATGAAATTCTCAGCGCACTGCGCGGGTGCCGCGAGAAAAAACCAGCCGACCGTGTGGTGCTCGACGCCGCCATTGGGTTTTCGCCGCTGATTTCCCGGGAAATTGTCTGCCGTGCGCTCGGCTCCTGCGATATGCTCTACAGCGAGCTTCACGAAGCGCAGCGGCAGAGAGTCGCACAGGAGTTTGCGCGCACTGTTGACGCCGTGTTGAGCGGCGACACAACGCCGGTCATCCTGTATGATGAGGACCAGAGGCCGGTGGATTTCTCCTTTTTGCTGCTGACGCAGTACGGTCAGCTCTACCGGCAGGTGCAGCCGGGCAGCTACTGCGACACGCTTGAGGACTTCTACGGCGCGCGCGAGCGAAACGAGCGCCTGCGTCAGCGGACGTCGGCTCTCGACAAAATGCTCCGCTCGGCCGTCACGCGCACGGCAAAAAAACTTCAAAAGCAGCGCGCGGATCTCGCGGCCTGCACAGATCGCGATACCTACCGCATCTACGGCGAGCTGCTCACGGCGGCGCTCGCCTCAGTGGAGCGCGGCGCGCCGCATGCGCTGGTGCCAAACTACTACGAGGAGGGTTCGCCCCTTGTGAAAATTCCCCTCGATGTCACAAAGAGCCCGGCGCAAAACGCCCAGCGCTATTTCAAGCAGTATCAGAAAGCAAAGACGGCTGAGACCATGCTCACCGCCCAGATTGAAAAGGGAGAGCGGGAACTTGAGTATCTTGAATCGGTGCTGGTCAGTCTGTCAAGCGTTGAGAGTGAGCGGGATATTGCCGAGATTCGCCGCGAGCTCACGACAGCCGGCTATCTGCGGCCGGAAAAGGGGGCGGCCAAGCGCAGACAGCGCGAGCCGGAGATCTCAAAACCTATGGAATTTCGCTCCACGTCGGGCTTTCGCATTCTGATTGGACGAAACAACTCACAAAACGACTATTTGACCCTGACGCTCGCTTCCAAACAGGACATCTGGCTGCATGCGCAGGGGCTGCCCGGCTCCCATGTCATTGTGGTAACAGGGGGCGAGACGCCGGACGATGAGACGCTCGAGCAGGCGGCCGTGCTCGCCGCGACCTACAGCAAGTCACAGCAGTCTCAGAATGTGCCGGTCAGCTACACCGAGGTGCGCAACGTCAAGAAACCGGCGGGCAGCAGACCGGGAAAAGTCATCTTTGTCCACTACAAGACAGCCTATGTCACCCCCTCGCCGGAGCTAGCGCAGCGCCTACGGGTGGATGGAAATGGGGTGAGCTGA
- a CDS encoding Nif3-like dinuclear metal center hexameric protein translates to MKVRDLLALYEKEFDFTLAEEWDNVGLLVGDRDAEVSRVLVAIDISEGVIDEAVRLGCELIVSHHPLFFEPPKKIVADDPAGRRIVRLLQNRISAICLHTNADKAAGGVNDILAQLAGLREYTVSADGFARVGTLREAMPLSDFLENLKDSLGLGAVRFHDAGRPVCKLAVLGGAGGSYLEELAALGIDTFVTSDIKHHLFVAAADRGLNLVDAGHFETENPICERLAQILTEHFPELSVTRSTVFEDLICYL, encoded by the coding sequence ATGAAAGTGCGTGATCTTCTTGCTTTATATGAAAAGGAATTTGACTTTACACTTGCGGAGGAATGGGACAATGTCGGTTTGCTGGTCGGTGACAGGGATGCTGAGGTCAGCCGGGTGCTTGTTGCCATCGACATCAGCGAGGGAGTCATTGATGAGGCGGTACGCCTTGGCTGTGAGCTGATTGTCAGCCACCACCCGCTCTTTTTTGAGCCGCCCAAAAAGATTGTTGCCGACGATCCGGCGGGCCGTAGAATTGTGCGGCTGCTTCAAAATCGTATCAGCGCCATCTGTCTGCACACCAACGCCGACAAGGCCGCGGGCGGTGTCAACGACATTCTGGCACAACTCGCCGGGCTGCGGGAGTACACGGTGTCCGCCGACGGTTTTGCCCGCGTGGGAACTCTGCGCGAAGCCATGCCTCTGAGTGATTTTCTGGAGAATCTAAAGGACTCGCTCGGGCTTGGCGCTGTGCGGTTTCATGACGCAGGCCGACCGGTTTGCAAGCTCGCCGTTCTCGGCGGAGCGGGCGGCTCGTATCTGGAAGAGCTCGCGGCCCTTGGCATCGATACCTTCGTCACCTCCGACATCAAGCACCACCTGTTTGTCGCGGCCGCCGACCGCGGGCTCAACCTGGTTGACGCGGGCCACTTTGAGACAGAAAACCCGATCTGTGAGAGGCTCGCACAGATTCTGACTGAGCATTTTCCGGAGCTTTCCGTGACACGTTCCACAGTGTTTGAGGATTTGATTTGCTATCTATGA
- a CDS encoding class I SAM-dependent methyltransferase translates to MIKLTERLMAAASQVRPGAVLADVGTDHAYLPVYLLEQGICRRAVASDLREGPLAHARRTVENSGFAERVKLVLCDGLEAVPHDVTDIVIAGMGGETILSILKAAPFVKQGDKRLILQPMTDLPLVRRSLADDGFAIVRETLAVEQGRFYVVMTLHYAGQPQNLGFREQYLIGPCEAPAEIVRRYLAKLRRKYAIQAEGLRRSATEQSDRLRLLDEILAEITKMEGELEDESA, encoded by the coding sequence TTGATCAAACTGACCGAACGGCTGATGGCTGCAGCGTCCCAGGTTCGACCCGGCGCGGTTCTCGCGGATGTCGGCACGGATCACGCCTATCTTCCGGTCTATCTGCTCGAGCAGGGCATCTGCCGGCGTGCTGTGGCATCCGATCTGCGTGAGGGACCGCTTGCCCACGCCCGCCGCACAGTCGAAAACAGCGGCTTTGCAGAGCGGGTGAAACTTGTTCTCTGTGACGGGCTCGAGGCGGTACCACACGATGTGACGGATATTGTCATCGCGGGGATGGGAGGGGAGACCATCCTCTCCATCCTGAAGGCGGCGCCCTTTGTCAAGCAGGGGGACAAGAGGCTGATTTTGCAGCCGATGACCGATTTGCCGCTGGTGCGCCGCAGTTTGGCGGATGACGGCTTTGCAATTGTTCGCGAGACGCTGGCGGTTGAGCAGGGGCGCTTCTACGTGGTCATGACGTTGCACTATGCAGGGCAGCCGCAGAATCTGGGCTTTCGTGAGCAGTATCTCATCGGGCCGTGTGAGGCGCCCGCAGAGATTGTGAGACGCTATCTTGCAAAGCTGCGCAGAAAATATGCCATTCAGGCTGAGGGTCTGCGCCGTTCTGCGACAGAGCAGAGCGATCGGCTGCGCCTCCTGGACGAAATTTTGGCGGAAATCACAAAAATGGAGGGAGAACTCGAAGATGAAAGTGCGTGA
- a CDS encoding DUF4435 domain-containing protein: MQITLPARNNATSQKPTTVSFERSLVLLGPNGAGKTKFALELLAGLSGVCCRMISTAAQSREDDTENAEPAVFEHCRDCRPALPCEYDPRRFARFLKPLLQYQLDEQQQGRTGVLTQASEVFCKLFAGSKLVWNNERIDVQPKSGARYSALHLSDGEKAVLFVIGHVLTAERDSVVAVDEPENYLNQDSLKLLWDTLEQLRVDLRFVYVTHDFGFAVSRDDSEIVFIRSYALEGGRPVFSYYLSEDVTKLLDGGSLADEVLFRVLGNRQKLLFIEGTQNSHDYKIYKTLFPDWNVTPVGGCGDVKKYTNLVNSMRGGDEPAARGLVDRDRMAQERIELLKGEEIYTLKVAEIENVYLIEGVVKAVAAHLKRNPKAAFSDVKNNVFACVRRRFNAITNDFIREDILALVAHKLKTAGETIELNEVNLSVEELYNIKKKYVSRFNSIIERRDYGELLKYLNYKKLIYEIEIDRIFDLSPKAYRELVVKLLRRENDEGLRLRRIIRDYNFSDLN, translated from the coding sequence TTGCAGATCACACTGCCAGCCAGAAACAATGCCACATCGCAAAAGCCGACGACCGTTTCGTTTGAGCGCTCGCTTGTGCTGCTCGGCCCGAACGGCGCCGGCAAGACAAAATTTGCTTTGGAGCTGCTTGCGGGCCTTTCGGGCGTCTGCTGCCGGATGATTTCAACAGCAGCTCAGAGCCGCGAGGATGACACGGAGAATGCCGAACCGGCCGTTTTTGAGCACTGCCGCGACTGCCGCCCGGCGCTTCCGTGCGAGTATGACCCGCGGCGGTTTGCGCGCTTTTTAAAGCCGCTTCTGCAATATCAGCTCGACGAGCAGCAGCAGGGGCGCACCGGCGTTTTGACTCAGGCAAGTGAAGTTTTTTGCAAGCTGTTTGCGGGCAGCAAATTGGTATGGAACAACGAACGCATCGACGTGCAGCCAAAGAGTGGCGCGCGCTACTCCGCGCTGCACCTGAGCGACGGCGAGAAAGCGGTGCTCTTCGTGATCGGTCACGTGCTCACGGCCGAGCGGGACAGCGTTGTCGCCGTCGACGAGCCGGAAAACTATTTAAACCAGGATTCGCTCAAGCTGCTCTGGGATACATTGGAACAGCTGCGCGTCGATCTGCGCTTTGTCTATGTGACGCACGATTTCGGCTTTGCGGTCTCGCGCGACGACAGTGAGATCGTCTTTATTCGCTCCTACGCGCTTGAGGGCGGCCGACCGGTCTTTTCCTACTACCTCAGCGAGGACGTGACAAAGCTTCTCGACGGCGGCTCGCTCGCCGACGAGGTTCTGTTTCGAGTGTTGGGAAACCGTCAGAAGCTGCTCTTCATTGAGGGCACACAGAACAGCCATGACTACAAGATTTATAAAACGCTGTTTCCGGACTGGAATGTCACGCCGGTAGGCGGCTGCGGCGACGTGAAAAAATACACGAATCTCGTCAACTCCATGCGTGGCGGCGATGAGCCGGCAGCACGGGGCCTAGTTGACCGTGACCGCATGGCACAGGAGAGAATTGAGCTTCTCAAGGGCGAGGAAATCTACACGCTCAAGGTCGCCGAAATTGAAAATGTCTATTTGATTGAGGGTGTGGTCAAGGCGGTCGCCGCACATCTGAAACGAAACCCAAAGGCGGCTTTCTCCGATGTCAAAAACAATGTCTTTGCCTGCGTGAGACGCCGGTTTAACGCCATTACAAACGACTTTATCCGGGAGGATATTCTCGCCCTCGTGGCGCACAAGCTGAAGACGGCAGGCGAGACCATTGAGCTCAATGAAGTCAATCTCTCGGTGGAGGAGCTCTATAACATCAAAAAGAAATATGTCAGCCGTTTCAACTCCATCATCGAGCGGCGGGACTACGGAGAGCTTCTCAAATATCTCAACTACAAAAAGCTGATCTATGAAATTGAGATCGACCGGATCTTTGATCTGTCGCCCAAGGCGTACCGGGAACTTGTGGTCAAATTGCTGCGGCGTGAGAACGACGAGGGGCTGCGGCTGCGCCGAATCATCCGCGACTATAATTTCTCCGATCTGAACTAG
- a CDS encoding DUF1858 domain-containing protein: protein MKQITKEMTIGQALELDSGIAPFFMEMGMHCLGCPSARGESVADACAVHGVDADEMIKKINQYLANQ from the coding sequence GTGAAGCAGATTACCAAAGAGATGACCATTGGCCAGGCGCTCGAGCTCGACTCCGGCATCGCGCCGTTTTTCATGGAGATGGGCATGCACTGCCTTGGCTGCCCGTCGGCCCGCGGCGAGTCCGTCGCAGACGCCTGCGCCGTTCACGGTGTGGATGCGGATGAGATGATCAAGAAGATCAACCAGTATCTTGCGAACCAGTAG